A single window of Canis lupus familiaris isolate Mischka breed German Shepherd chromosome 7, alternate assembly UU_Cfam_GSD_1.0, whole genome shotgun sequence DNA harbors:
- the RUSC1 gene encoding RUN and SH3 domain-containing protein 1 isoform X2, whose protein sequence is MLSPQRALLCNLNHIHLQHVSLGLHLSRRPELREGSLSTSPPPGDTGGKESRGPCSGALVDANSNSPAVPCRCCQEHGPSLENRQDPVQEEEGAASPSDPGCSSSLSSCSDLSPDESPISVYSQGLPGEEDVHPQPSIIPLEQGSPLASAGPGACSPDSFCCSPDSCSGASSPRSPGLDSNRNTLTTCQEPPSPGLEEEEEGGEQDLLASELPEPDAGKTEPSWKINPIWKIDTELPDVGWKATGIIDSGCTIRGNSSSSWTTEPAKLDSGCKSNPVITEASPKTDAGWSDVSGEPASHRTITSFHELAQKRKRGPGLPPVPQVKKDRSDWLIVFSPDSELPPSGSLGGSPAPPREVTTFKELRSRSRATPPPVPPRDPPVGWALVPPRPPPPPVPPRRRKNRPGLQPITERPPEEGRAGSPVAGQEAAAAREPEEPGAQASRAAQSSWSFAGVPGAQRRWMAEAQSGTGQLQEQKKGLLIAVSASVDKIISHFGAARNLVQKAQLGDSRLSPDVGHLVLTTLCPALHALVADGLKPFRKDLITGQRRSSPWSVVEASVKPGASSRALGTLYGQVSRLAPLSSSRSRFHAFILGLLNTKQLELWFSSLQEDAGLLSLLYLPTGFFSLARAGCPALATELLLLLQPLSVLTFHLDLLFEHHHHLPLGPPPTTATPGSPPALQQTVHAVLHWGGRLAQSLRGAPGDTPSGPSALESTPAPGSWWEQLTQASRVYASGGTEGFPLPRWRAWRPGTAAGGPHDRPLPTEEATAGRGPWLGRLFGVPGGLAEGDGGTLKSRRPSSWLPPTVSVLALVKRGAPPETNSSPEELEASAASMVETHRCGGANHRAVRTLCDHVAATPEQLSFQRGEVLRVLATVNEDWLRCGRDGAEGLVPVGYTSLIL, encoded by the exons ATGCTGTCCCCTCAGAGGGCTTTGCTCTGCAACCTCAACCACATCCACCTCCAGCATGTGTCCCTGGGCCTGCACTTGTCCCGCCGTCCTGAGCTACGGGAGGGGTCCTTGAGCACATCCCCTCCCCCCGGAGACACAGGGGGCAAGGAGAGCCGCGGCCCCTGCAGCGGGGCCCTGGTGGACGCCAATTCCAACAGCCCAGCTGTGCCCTGCCGATGCTGCCAGGAGCACGGGCCCAGCTTGGAGAATCGACAGGACCcagtgcaggaggaggagggggctgcctCTCCCTCGGACCCGGGCTGCTCCTCCTCGCTCAGCTCCTGCTCAGATCTTAGTCCAGATGAGTCCCCCATCTCAGTGTACTCGCAGGGCCTCCCAGGTGAGGAAGATGTCCACCCTCAGCCCAGCATCATCCCCCTGGAGCAGGGCTCCCCGCTGGCCTCCGCAGGCCCTGGCGCCTGCTCTCCGGACAGCTTCTGTTGCTCGCCCGATTCCTGCTCCGGAGCGTCCTCCCCACGGAGCCCCGGTCTGGACTCCAACCGCAACACCCTGACCACCTGCCAGGAGCCCCCTTCCCCGGGgctagaggaggaggaggagggaggggagcaggatcTCCTTGCCTCCGAGCTCCCGGAGCCCGACGCTGGGAAAACCGAACCCAGCTGGAAAATCAACCCCATTTGGAAAATTGACACGGAGCTCCCCGATGTCGGCTGGAAAGCCACGGGGATCATTGACTCTGGCTGCACCATCCGCGGGAACAGCAGCTCTAGCTGGACAACGGAACCTGCAAAACTCGACTCCGGCTGCAAAAGCAACCCAGTTATCACCGAAGCCAGCCCAAAAACAGATGCGGGGTGGAGTGACGTCAGCGGGGAGCCGGCGTCGCACCGGACAATCACGTCCTTCCATGAGCTGGCCCAGAAGCGCAAgcggggcccggggctgccccccgTGCCGCAGGTCAAGAAGGACCGCAGCGACTGGCTCATCGTATTCTCGCCCGACAGCGAGCTGCCCCCCAGCGGCTCCCTGGGAGGCTCCCCGGCGCCGCCCCGGGAGGTCACCACCTTCAAGGAGCTCCGCTCCCGGAGCCGGGCCACGCCCCCGCCGGTGCCGCCCCGGGATCCCCCGGTCGGCTGGGCCTTGgtgccgccccggcccccgcccccgcccgtccCACCGCGGAGGAGGAAGAACCGGCCCGGGCTGCAGCCCATCACCGAGCGGCCGCCCGAGGAGGGCAGGGCGGGCAGCCCCGTGGCTGGCCAggaggccgccgccgcccgggagCCCGAGGAGCCGGGCGCGCAGGCCAGCCGCGCGG CCCAGAGTTCCTGGTCGTTCGCCGGTGTCCCCGGGGCCCAGCGACGGTGGATGGCAGAGGCCCAGAGCGGGACCGGCCAGCTGCAGGAGCAGAAGAAAG GGCTCCTGATAGCTGTGAGCGCCTCCGTGGACAAGATCATCTCGCACTTTGGGGCGGCCCGGAACTTGGTTCAGAAG GCCCAGTTGGGGGACAGCCGTCTGAGCCCAGATGTGGGGCATCTGGTGCTGACTACCCTCTGTCCGGCCCTGCACGCCCTGGTGGCCGACGGCCTGAAGCCGTTCCGGAAGGACCTCATCACGGGGCAGCGCAGGAGTAGCCCCTGGAGCGTGGTGGAGGCTTCTGTGAAGCCAG GTGCCAGCAGCCGGGCGCTGGGGACTCTGTATGGCCAGGTCAGCCGTCTAGCCCCGTTGAGCAGCAGCCGCAGCCGCTTTCACGCCTTCATCTTGGGCCTCCTCAA CACCAAGCAGCTGGAGCTGTGGTTCTCGAGCCTCCAGGAAGATGCAG GCCTGCTGTCCCTCCTGTACCTGCCCACTGGCTTCTTCTCCTTGGCCCGGGCtggctgccctgccctggccacggagctgctgctcctgctccagcCACTGTCTGTGCTCACCTTCCACCTGGACCTGCTGTTCgagcaccaccaccacctgcccctgggccccccacccaccactgCCACCCCAGGCTCACCTCCTGCCCTGCAGCAGACGGTGCACGCAGTGCTGCATTGGGGGGGGCGGCTGGCCCAGAGCCTTCGGGGGGCCCCTGGGGATACGCCTTCTGGCCCTTCGGCCCTCGAGAGCACCCCAGCGCCGGGCAGCTGGTGGGAGCAGCTGACCCAGGCCTCCCGGGTCTATGCCTCTGGGGGCACCGAGGGCTTCCCCCTTCCCCGGTGGAGGGCCTGGCGTCCAGGGACGGCGGCTGGAGGCCCCCACGACAGGCCCCTGCCCACAGAGGAGGCCACGGCCGGCCGAGGTCCGTGGCTGGGGAGGCTGTTTGGAGTGCCTGGGGGCCTGGCGGAAGGGGACGGAGGAACGCTGAAGTCCAG GAGACCATCCAGCTGGCTGCCCCCGACAGTGAGTGTGTTGGCTCTGGTGAAGCGGGGGGCACCTCCCGAGACCAACTCGTCTCCTGAGGAACTTGAGGCCTCAGCTGCCAGCATGGTGGAGACCCACAGGTGTGGGGGTGCAAACCACAG GGCCGTGCGCACGCTCTGTGACCACGTGGCGGCGACACCTGAGCAGCTGAGCTTCCAGCGCGGGGAGGTGCTGCGCGTCCTGGCCACCGTGAACGAGGACTGGCTTCGCTGTGGGCGGGATGGCGCCGAGGGGCTGGTGCCTGTGGGCTACACCTCTCTCATCCTCTAG
- the RUSC1 gene encoding RUN and SH3 domain-containing protein 1 isoform X5: MLSPQRALLCNLNHIHLQHVSLGLHLSRRPELREGSLSTSPPPGDTGGKESRGPCSGALVDANSNSPAVPCRCCQEHGPSLENRQDPVQEEEGAASPSDPGCSSSLSSCSDLSPDESPISVYSQGLPGEEDVHPQPSIIPLEQGSPLASAGPGACSPDSFCCSPDSCSGASSPRSPGLDSNRNTLTTCQEPPSPGLEEEEEGGEQDLLASELPEPDAGKTEPSWKINPIWKIDTELPDVGWKATGIIDSGCTIRGNSSSSWTTEPAKLDSGCKSNPVITEASPKTDAGWSDVSGEPASHRTITSFHELAQKRKRGPGLPPVPQVKKDRSDWLIVFSPDSELPPSGSLGGSPAPPREVTTFKELRSRSRATPPPVPPRDPPVGWALVPPRPPPPPVPPRRRKNRPGLQPITERPPEEGRAGSPVAGQEAAAAREPEEPGAQASRAAQSSWSFAGVPGAQRRWMAEAQSGTGQLQEQKKGLLIAVSASVDKIISHFGAARNLVQKAQLGDSRLSPDVGHLVLTTLCPALHALVADGLKPFRKDLITGQRRSSPWSVVEASVKPGASSRALGTLYGQVSRLAPLSSSRSRFHAFILGLLNTKQLELWFSSLQEDAGLLSLLYLPTGFFSLARAGCPALATELLLLLQPLSVLTFHLDLLFEHHHHLPLGPPPTTATPGSPPALQQTVHAVLHWGGRLAQSLRGAPGDTPSGPSALESTPAPGSWWEQLTQASRVYASGGTEGFPLPRWRAWRPGTAAGGPHDRPLPTEEATAGRGPWLGRLFGVPGGLAEGDGGTLKSRRPSSWLPPTVSVLALVKRGAPPETNSSPEELEASAASMVETHRSPGAWGRVR, translated from the exons ATGCTGTCCCCTCAGAGGGCTTTGCTCTGCAACCTCAACCACATCCACCTCCAGCATGTGTCCCTGGGCCTGCACTTGTCCCGCCGTCCTGAGCTACGGGAGGGGTCCTTGAGCACATCCCCTCCCCCCGGAGACACAGGGGGCAAGGAGAGCCGCGGCCCCTGCAGCGGGGCCCTGGTGGACGCCAATTCCAACAGCCCAGCTGTGCCCTGCCGATGCTGCCAGGAGCACGGGCCCAGCTTGGAGAATCGACAGGACCcagtgcaggaggaggagggggctgcctCTCCCTCGGACCCGGGCTGCTCCTCCTCGCTCAGCTCCTGCTCAGATCTTAGTCCAGATGAGTCCCCCATCTCAGTGTACTCGCAGGGCCTCCCAGGTGAGGAAGATGTCCACCCTCAGCCCAGCATCATCCCCCTGGAGCAGGGCTCCCCGCTGGCCTCCGCAGGCCCTGGCGCCTGCTCTCCGGACAGCTTCTGTTGCTCGCCCGATTCCTGCTCCGGAGCGTCCTCCCCACGGAGCCCCGGTCTGGACTCCAACCGCAACACCCTGACCACCTGCCAGGAGCCCCCTTCCCCGGGgctagaggaggaggaggagggaggggagcaggatcTCCTTGCCTCCGAGCTCCCGGAGCCCGACGCTGGGAAAACCGAACCCAGCTGGAAAATCAACCCCATTTGGAAAATTGACACGGAGCTCCCCGATGTCGGCTGGAAAGCCACGGGGATCATTGACTCTGGCTGCACCATCCGCGGGAACAGCAGCTCTAGCTGGACAACGGAACCTGCAAAACTCGACTCCGGCTGCAAAAGCAACCCAGTTATCACCGAAGCCAGCCCAAAAACAGATGCGGGGTGGAGTGACGTCAGCGGGGAGCCGGCGTCGCACCGGACAATCACGTCCTTCCATGAGCTGGCCCAGAAGCGCAAgcggggcccggggctgccccccgTGCCGCAGGTCAAGAAGGACCGCAGCGACTGGCTCATCGTATTCTCGCCCGACAGCGAGCTGCCCCCCAGCGGCTCCCTGGGAGGCTCCCCGGCGCCGCCCCGGGAGGTCACCACCTTCAAGGAGCTCCGCTCCCGGAGCCGGGCCACGCCCCCGCCGGTGCCGCCCCGGGATCCCCCGGTCGGCTGGGCCTTGgtgccgccccggcccccgcccccgcccgtccCACCGCGGAGGAGGAAGAACCGGCCCGGGCTGCAGCCCATCACCGAGCGGCCGCCCGAGGAGGGCAGGGCGGGCAGCCCCGTGGCTGGCCAggaggccgccgccgcccgggagCCCGAGGAGCCGGGCGCGCAGGCCAGCCGCGCGG CCCAGAGTTCCTGGTCGTTCGCCGGTGTCCCCGGGGCCCAGCGACGGTGGATGGCAGAGGCCCAGAGCGGGACCGGCCAGCTGCAGGAGCAGAAGAAAG GGCTCCTGATAGCTGTGAGCGCCTCCGTGGACAAGATCATCTCGCACTTTGGGGCGGCCCGGAACTTGGTTCAGAAG GCCCAGTTGGGGGACAGCCGTCTGAGCCCAGATGTGGGGCATCTGGTGCTGACTACCCTCTGTCCGGCCCTGCACGCCCTGGTGGCCGACGGCCTGAAGCCGTTCCGGAAGGACCTCATCACGGGGCAGCGCAGGAGTAGCCCCTGGAGCGTGGTGGAGGCTTCTGTGAAGCCAG GTGCCAGCAGCCGGGCGCTGGGGACTCTGTATGGCCAGGTCAGCCGTCTAGCCCCGTTGAGCAGCAGCCGCAGCCGCTTTCACGCCTTCATCTTGGGCCTCCTCAA CACCAAGCAGCTGGAGCTGTGGTTCTCGAGCCTCCAGGAAGATGCAG GCCTGCTGTCCCTCCTGTACCTGCCCACTGGCTTCTTCTCCTTGGCCCGGGCtggctgccctgccctggccacggagctgctgctcctgctccagcCACTGTCTGTGCTCACCTTCCACCTGGACCTGCTGTTCgagcaccaccaccacctgcccctgggccccccacccaccactgCCACCCCAGGCTCACCTCCTGCCCTGCAGCAGACGGTGCACGCAGTGCTGCATTGGGGGGGGCGGCTGGCCCAGAGCCTTCGGGGGGCCCCTGGGGATACGCCTTCTGGCCCTTCGGCCCTCGAGAGCACCCCAGCGCCGGGCAGCTGGTGGGAGCAGCTGACCCAGGCCTCCCGGGTCTATGCCTCTGGGGGCACCGAGGGCTTCCCCCTTCCCCGGTGGAGGGCCTGGCGTCCAGGGACGGCGGCTGGAGGCCCCCACGACAGGCCCCTGCCCACAGAGGAGGCCACGGCCGGCCGAGGTCCGTGGCTGGGGAGGCTGTTTGGAGTGCCTGGGGGCCTGGCGGAAGGGGACGGAGGAACGCTGAAGTCCAG GAGACCATCCAGCTGGCTGCCCCCGACAGTGAGTGTGTTGGCTCTGGTGAAGCGGGGGGCACCTCCCGAGACCAACTCGTCTCCTGAGGAACTTGAGGCCTCAGCTGCCAGCATGGTGGAGACCCACAG GAGCCCCGGGGCGTGGGGGCGGGTCAGATAA